The Streptomyces sp. NBC_00775 genome includes the window TCGATGCCGGCGCGGACGACTTCGGCGACGTACGCCGAATAGGTCAGTACGAGGCCCGTACCGCCGAGCAGAACGGGGTCGTTGGTCACGCCCTGCAGCTGGAGCGCCGGGATACCGAACACGACGATCGACAGACAGATGATCAGCGGCAGACCGCGGAAGAAGTCGGTGTACGCGGTGGCCAGGGCACGCACCGGCCAGTACATAGGGCCTCGCAGGGTGCGGGCCACGGCTATCAGCGTGCCCAGCACCAGCACCACGACCCCGCACACCACGAACAGCCGGACGTTCAGCCACAGCCCTTCGAGCACCTTCGGAAAGGCCTCGCGCGCGAACGACGCGCTGAAGAACGTCTCCTTGGTGCGCGGCCAGCCTGGCGCGTCGACGACGACGAGGTACAGGACCACGGCGGTGACGAGCGTGGAGAGCGCGGCCACTGCCGTCGAGCGGCGAGCACGGGTGCGCCGGTAGCGCTCACGCTCGATCCGCCGCTGCGACGGGACGTAGGCGTCGCCCCCACCGGGCATGTCCCCCTCGGCGGAGTCCTCGCCCGACTCCTCCTTCATGGCCGTCACTTGAGCACCGGAGCGTCGACGGCCTCGGACAGCCACTGCTTCTCGATCTTCGCGAGCGTGCCGTCCTCGCGCAGCGCGTCCACAGCCTTCGTCACGCAGGAGGTCAGCGTGCTGCCCTTGTCGAGGACGAGCCCGAACTGCTCGGGCGTACCACCCTGGTTCTCGAACTGCCCGACGATCTTCGCGTCGGTCACCTCGGCCGCGGTGATGTAGAAGGCGGTCGGCAGGTCGACCACGATGGCGTCGATCTGGCCGTTCTTCAGCGCGGACTTGGCCTGGTCGTTCTTCGCGTACGCGGCCGGCTGCTGGGTCGGCTTCACGACGTCGTCGATGTAGTTCAGGCTGGTGGTGCCGACCTGGGCGCCCAGCTTCAGGCTCTTGAGGTCCGCGATGCTGGTCGCCTTCGCGGCCTTGGAGCTCTTCAGCGCGATGACGGCCTGGCGCACGTCGTAGTAGCCGGACGAGAAGTCCACGGCCTTCTTGCGCTCGGTGCTGATCGACACCTGGTTGATGTCGAAGTCGAAGGTCTTCGTGCCGGGCGCGAAGGCCTTGTTGAACGGGACGCTCTGCCAGACGACGTTGCTCTTGTCGTAGCCGAGCTGCTTGGCCACGGCATAGGCGACCGCCGACTCGAAGCCCTTGCCGTTGGCGGGCTTGTCGTCCTTGAACCACGGCTCGTACGCGGGTTCGTCGGTCGCGATCGTCAGCTTGCCGGAGGTCTGGGTGCTCAACTTGCCCTTGGCGCAGGTCTCCCCGGTTGCCCCGGAGGCCTTGTCGGTCGCCTTCTCCTCCGGCTGCGGAGCACAGCCCACGGCGAGGGCGAGCAGGGCAACGGTGGTGGCGGACGCGGTGCGGCGCAGGGCGCGTTGGGCGAGATGCATGGCGGGAGAGTGACAGTCCACCATGCCGTTTGTCGAGGTCACAAGGGCAAATGTCCGCATAGTGGGAACGTGTGTTGCAGTCCCGTGAACGCTCTACGGGAAGCCCGGCCATGTGCTCGACGAGAACGCTGCCGGGGCCGCCGGCCGAGGGCGGGGATCGAAAGGCCGGCGGCCCGTTCCGCGCAGGAGCCGTCATCCTGCGCGGGGCTGCTTTCAGTGGACTGCACCAGCGCCCGCGCCGGGAGCGCGCGCGTGACACCGGCGCGTGCGCTCGGTTCACACGGGGCGCGTGCTGCATCATTCGCGCCGGCGTGCGTACGGGGGTTGCGTGGGGCGTGCACGCGGGACGTGCGCGAGTGAGGTGCACGGAGCGTCGGAGCGCACGACTACGGCTCGCGCGCGGGGAGCGTGCGCTGAAAGCTCGCGCTGGGCGCGCTCGTCACAACGCGCTGGGCGCGTGCTCGCAAACACGCGCCCCTGGGGTCGGACTCACCACCCCCGCGCGTGCCACTCCGGCAGATGCGGCCGCTCCGCGCCCAGTGTCGTGTCGTTGCCGTGGCCCGGGTAGACCCAGGTCTCGTCCGGCAGAACGCCGAAGATCTTGGTCTCGACGTCCCGGATGAGGCTGGCGAACGCCTTCGGGTCCTTGCGTGTGTTGCCCACACCGCCAGGGAAGAGGCAGTCGCCTGTGAACACATGCGGATGCCCGTGCGGGTCGTCGTAGACGAGAGCGATCGAGCCCGGCGTGTGCCCCACCAGATGGCGCGCGGTGAGCTCCACGCGCCCCACCCGGATCGTGTCGCCGTCGTCGACGAGGACGTCGGTCGGCACGGGGATGCCGTCGGCGTCGTTCCGGCCCGCGTAGGTGCGCGCGCCCGTGGCCGCCACGACCTCCGCGAGCGCCTGCCAGTGGTCGCCGTGCTGATGGGTGGTGACGACGGACGCGATGCCGTCGTCACCGATCAGCGTGAGCAGCGTCGAGGCGTCGTTCGCCGCGTCGATCAGAAGCTGCTCGTCGGTGGCCCGGCAGCGCAGCAGATAGGCGTTGTTGTCCATCGGGCCGACGGCGACCTTGGAGATCATCAGGTTCTGCAGCTCGTGCACATCGGCAGGTCCGCCGACCTTCACCGCTCCGCTGTACGTCATGACGGCAGCCTATAGCGGGGGCAGGCCGGGAAGCGGACCGCCGTCGACGCTCAGGTCGGCCCCGTCGCGGCGCCCCGCGAGCCAGCCGAGCAGCGCGGGGGAGGCTCCGGTCACGATGACCTCGGGGCCGCCCTCCGTGACGCGGCCCGTGCTCCACGCACGCGTGCCGTCGGTGACGCGGGTGGCAGGCGCCTCGGGGTGTCCGCTGAAGCGGTCGGCGAGGAAGTCGATCTCCCGGGCCACGAACTCCTCCGGAAGATCTTCGAGCTCGTACCCGATCCCCAGATCCACGTGGTGCAGTTCGACCTCGATCCACCGCCGGAACGGCACTCGGGCCGCGGAGTCGGTGACCCCGTTGCGCAGCTCCACGGTGCGGGACCAGTCCGCGGGAGCGGCCCCCGCCTCCTGGAAGCGGGCCGCGCTCTCGCGCACGTCCGTGAGCTGTACGTCCAGGGCGCGCGGTGCGTCCCGCTCGATGTCGTTGTCCCGGGCGTCGCCGGAGGCGTACATGGGACGCCCTTCGAGGACGTTCACGAGGGCGTCCGCGTTGCGGGCGAGGTGGGCGAGGACGTGGCCGCGGCTCCAGCCGGGAAGCCGTGACGGCTCGGCCACGGAAACGTTGTCCAGTTTGGCGGCTGCGCTGAGCAGCCGTTCGGTCGCGTCACGTACAGACGCCAGGTCGCGCACATGATCAATCATGAGGCCGACCCTAGCCCCGCCACACGTTTGGGTGAAGGTGGTCGACCACCACCCTAAATCGAATACGCGTGCTATAAGCTCGAGCGTGGCGTCGGGCATGCTGGAGGGCCCGGGATTGTTGTGAACCAGGGAAACCAACCGGCGCTGTCAGTGGCTCCCCCTAGTCTGAGGAAGACGGGGGCCTCGGCCCCTGTCACTTCTCTCAAGAAAGGTGCGGACCGGCGTGGCCGACCGTCTCATCGTCCGTGGAGCGCGCGAGCACAATCTCAAGAATGTCTCGCTCGACCTCCCGCGCGACTCGCTCATCGTCTTCACGGGCTTGTCGGGGTCGGGCAAGTCCTCGCTGGCCTTCGACACGATCTTCGCCGAGGGGCAGCGGCGCTACGTGGAGTCGCTCTCCTCGTACGCCCGGCAGTTCCTCGGCCAGATGGACAAGCCGGACGTGGACTTCATCGAAGGCCTCTCCCCGGCGGTCTCCATCGACCAGAAGTCGACCTCGCGCAACCCGCGCTCGACGGTCGGCACCATCACCGAGGTCTACGACTACCTGCGCCTGCTCTTCGCGCGCATCGGCAAGCCGCACTGTCCCGAGTGCGGCCGCCCCATCACGCGCCAGTCGCCGCAGGCCATCGTCGACAAGGTCCTGGAGCTGCCGGAGGGGAGCCGCTTCCAGGTCCTGTCGCCGCTGGTGCGCGAGCGCAAGGGAGAGTTCGTCGACCTCTTCGCCGATCTCCAGACCAAGGGGTACAGCAGGGCCCGGGTCGACGGCGAGACGATCCAGCTCACCGAGCCGCCCACGCTCAAGAAGCAGGAGAAGCACACCATCGAGGTGGTCGTCGACCGCCTCACGGTGAAGGACTCCGCCAAGCGTCGCCTCACCGACTCCGTGGAGACCGCCCTCGGCCTGTCCGGCGGCATGGTGGTGCTCGACTTCGTCGACCTCCCCGAGGACGACCCCGAGCGCGAGCGCATGTACTCGGAGCACCTGTACTGCCCGTACGACGACCTGTCCTTCGAAGAGCTGGAGCCCCGCTCCTTCTCCTTCAACTCGCCCTTCGGCGCCTGCCCCGAGTGCACCGGTATCGGTACGCGCATGGAGGTCGACCCGGAGCTGATCGTCCCGGACGAGGAGAAGTCGCTCGACGAGGGCGCCATCCACCCCTGGTCGCACGGGCACACCAAGGACTACTTCGGGCGGCTCATCGGAGCCCTCGCCGACGCGTTGGGATTCCGAACCGACATCCCCTTCGCCGGTCTTCCGCAACGTGCCAAGAAGGCCCTGCTTTACGGGCACAAGACGCAGATCGAGGTCCGCTACCGCAACCGGTACGGACGCGAGCGCGTGTACACCACGCCCTTCGAAGGGGCCGTCCCCTTCGTCAAGCGGCGGCACAGCGAGTCCGAGAGCGACGCGAGCCGCGAGCGCTTCGAGGGCTACATGCGCGAGGTGCCCTGCCCCACCTGTGAGGGCACGCGCCTGAAGCCGCTCGTCCTCGCGGTCACGGTCATGGAGAAGTCGATCGCCGAGGTCTCCGGGATGTCCATCAGCGACTGCGCGGACTTCCTGGGCGAGCTGAAGCTCAACGCCCGCGACAAGAAGATCGCCGAGCGCGTCCTGAAGGAGGTCAACGAACGGCTGCGCTTCCTGGTCGACGTCGGCCTCGACTACCTGTCGCTGAACCGCGCGGCCGGCACCCTCTCCGGCGGTGAGGCCCAGCGCATCCGGCTGGCCACCCAGATCGGCTCCGGACTCGTGGGCGTCCTGTACGTCCTCGACGAGCCCTCCATCGGTCTGCACCAGCGCGACAACCACCGGCTGATCGAGACCCTGGTCCGGCTGCGCGACATGGGCAACACGCTCATCGTGGTGGAGCACGACGAGGACACCATCAAGGTCGCCGACTGGATCGTCGACATCGGCCCCGGCGCGGGCGAGCACGGCGGCAAGGTCGTGCACAGCGGCTCCCTTAAGGAGCTGCTCGTCAACGAGGAGTCGCAGACCGGCCAGTACCTGTCGGGCAAGAAGTCCATCCCGCTGCCCGACATCCGCCGCCCCCGGGACCCGTCCCGGCAGCTCACGGTGCACGGCGCCCGGGAGAACAACCTCCAGGACATCGACGTGTCCTTCCCGCTGGGCATCCTCACGGCCGTCACGGGCGTGTCGGGCTCCGGAAAGTCGACGCTGGTCAACGACATCCTGTACACGCACCTGGCCCGAGAGCTGAACGGCGCGAGAAGCGTCCCCGGCCGGCACACGCGCGTGGACGGCGACGACCTCGTCGACAAGGTCGTGCACGTCGACCAGTCGCCCATCGGCCGAACCCCCCGGTCCAACCCGGCCACGTACACCGGAGTCTTCGACCACGTCCGCAAGCTGTTCGCGGAGACGACCGAGGCGAAGGTCCGCGGCTATCTGCCCGGGCGCTTCTCCTTCAACGTCAAGGGCGGCCGCTGCGAGAACTGCTCCGGCGACGGCACCATCAAGATCGAGATGAACTTCCTCCCGGACGTGTACGTCCCCTGCGAGGTCTGCCACGGTGCGCGCTACAACCGGGAGACCCTGGAGGTCCACTACAAGGGCAAGTCCGTCGCCGACGTCCTGAACATGCCGATCGAGGAAGCCATGCACTTCTTCGAGGCTGTCCCGGCGATCGCCCGCCACCTCAATACGCTGAACGACGTCGGTCTCGGCTACGTCCGGCTCGGCCAGTCCGCGACCACCCTGTCCGGCGGCGAGGCCCAGCGCGTGAAGCTCGCCAGCGAACTGCAGAAGCGGTCCACCGGACGCACGGTCTACGTCCTGGACGAGCCGACCACCGGCCTCCACTTCGAGGACATCAGCAAGCTCCTCACCGTGCTCTCCGGACTGGTCGACAAGGGCAACACGGTCATCGTCATCGAGCACAACCTGGACGTCATCAAGACCGCCGACTGGCTCGTCGACATGGGTCCCGAGGGCGGCGCGGGCGGCGGTCTCGTGATCGCCGAGGGCACGCCGGAGGAGGTCGCCGGCGTTCCGGCCAGCCACACCGGCAAGTTCCTGCGCGAGGTCCTCGACTCCGACCGGATCAGCGACGCCGCCCCGGTGAAGGCCGTGCGCAAGACCGCTGCCAAGAAGACGGTGGCGGCCAAGGCGACGGCGAAGAAGACGACCACGAAGACCGTCAACAACACGGCCACCAAGAAGGCAGCCGCGGTCACGAAGAAGACGGCCACGAAGAAGGCGACCCCCGCGAAGACCACGCGGGCTCGCAAGGCCTGACAAGTCCCCAAAAGTACGGCGCCCCGCGGGAACTCCCCGCGGGGCGCCGCGCGTTGCACAGTCAGCCGCCCTGTCCCTGCGGCTCGACGAACTGCATGTCCAACTGCACCTTGACAACATCACCCAGGAACCCGGTCCCGAAGTCCAGACCGAAGTCGCTGCGCCGTATCTCGCCCGTCGCCTCGAATCCCGCGTGCCGGCGACCGTCGACGGGGGAATCCACCACCCCGCCGAACTCGACGGCGAAAGGCACCGTCCGCGTCACACCCCCGATGGTCAAGTCCCCTTCCATCGACCACTCCTCACCGTCACCGGACACCCGCGTCGAGAGGAAGGTCATCGTGGGACGTTTCTCGACGTCGAGCAGTTCGGGCGACCGCGTGTGCGCGTCGCGGTCCGGGTTCCCGGTGTCAAGAGAGGCAAGAGCGATCTCGGCGCTCACCTTGACATCGTCGGCCGTCTCACCGACGTACAGCCCGGCCTTCACCTCACCGAAGCGCCCCCGCACCTTGGCGATCCCGAGGTGGCGGATAGTGAAGTTGACGGCCGAGTGCAGGGGGTCGAGCTCCCAGTCGCCAGCGGCGAGCGGCAGGGAAGAGGCATACGCGATCGGGGAGTTGTCGTCAGTCATGGCTCCACCCTGCGCGGCCGGGCAGCCAGTAGGGAGACCGGCTGGATGGTGGTAGTGACAGGGCCACGATCCGATGCCGCACGCGCTGTACGTTCGACGAGTGAGCGACAACGAGTTCGGCACCTTTCTGCGCGCACGCCGCGAAGCGATCACACCCGCCGAGGTGGGGCTGCCGACGGGTTCCCGCCGTCGCACTCCAGGGCTGCGCCGCGCCGAGCTGGCCACACTCGCGGGGATCAGCGTCGAGTACCTCATCCGGCTCGAACAGGGCCGCGACCGCAACCCGTCACCCCAGGTCCTGGGCGTGCTCTCCGACGCGTTACAGCTGCCCGTGGCGGAGCGGATCCTGCTGCGCCGGCTCGTCAAGGAAGCCGGTCACGACGCCGTGTTCTGCACATCGGTGGTGGAGCCCACCCGCACCGTGCGCCCCAGCGTGCGGGCCATGCTGGACCGGCTGGAACCCACACCCGCCGTGCTCATCAACTGGATCGGCGACATCCTCGCGTACACCGGCGGCTATCGGCGGTTCGCCGGACCTCTCGGGGTGCTCGACGGCAAGCAGCCGAACATCCTGCGGTATGTGTTCACCGACGAGCGGGCGCGCGCCGCCTACTCCAACTGGGATCAGGTGGCCGACGTACAGGTCGCCCACCTCAGGCACGAGGCGTCGCTCCAGGATCCCCATGTCGCCGCCATGGCCGACGAGTTGACCGTCACCGCGGGCGCCCCCTTCGCCGACCGGCTCGCCGCCGTGCCGGCGATGCCCCGGCGGGCCGGGACCGACCTGGTCGCTCACCCGGAAGCCGGCCCACTGCGCCTGTCGTACGAGACGCTCGCCCTGCCGGACGACGGGCACCGCATGGTCGTACACCTTCCAGCCGATGAAGCCACGGCGGCCGCGCTGGACCGGCTCAACGGGCGGCAGCCCGGGGCGCTGCGGTCGGTCGGCAGCTGACTGATCTGTTACAGGTCGCCGAGTTCAGCGGCGTACGGCGGTTCGGCTCCCGCGCGGGAGCAGGTGATCGCCGCCGCGCGGGCCGCGAAGCGCAGCAGTTCGGTCCAGCCGTCGGCGCCAAGGGCTGCCACCGCAGCCGATGACAGGGCGTCCCGCGCGGCCAGGCCGTGCAGCAATGCAGCGTTCACGGTGTCGCCGGCGCCGATGGTGTCCACGACGTCGACTGGTTCGCCGGGTACGGAGTGCACCGCGCCGTCGCGGGTGAACACCGTCAGACCGTCACCGCCCTGCGTGATCACCACGGCCGCGGGACCGGACGCCAGCCACTCGCGTGGGGTGCCGCCGAGCCACAGGGCGTCCTCCTCCGAGAGCTTGAGGAGCGACACCGACGGCAGCCAGCTCTTGAACCGGGCCCGGTAGGCGTCCGCGTCGGGGATCAGCCCGGCCCGGATGTTCGGGTCGAGCGCGGTGAACACCCCCCGTGCGGCGGCGGTCCGCATCAGCTCCTCGTACGCGCTCGCGCCCGGCTCAAGGACGAGCGAGCAGGTCCCGAAGGACACCGCCTTGGTGGCGTCGGGGAGTTGGTCCGGTGCGGAGAAGAGTCGGTCCGCGGTGCCCTCGACGTAGAAGGAGTACGCGGCCGAGCCGTCCGTGCCGATCGAGGCGACCGCGAGGGTCGTCGGCTCCGTTCCGCGCTGCACGGGCGACACGTCGACGCCCGCCTCGCCCAGCCCGCCCAGGAGCGCCTCGCCGAACGCGTCGTACGAGACCCGGGAGCAGAAGGCCGTGGGGGATCCGAGGCGGCCGAGTGCCACCGCCGTGTTGTAGGGGCCGCCGCCCAGGCGCGGCAGCAGGCCCACGAGGGCGCCCGCGCCCTGCGGTACCAGATCGATCAGGGCCTCACCGGCGACGACGATCACGACTCGGGTCCTTTCCTGTGGAGCTCGGGACTCTTGGAACTCTCGGGGCAGCCGCACGAGGTGCGGTGGACGAAGGCGGAGGGCAGCCGGACGGTACGGCCCGGACGGCCGGGCGACGCCAGCCGTTCCAGGAGCAGCCGGACGGCCTGGGCCCCGATCTCCTTGCTGGGCTGGGAGATCGCCGTCAGCCGCGGGGTGAACAGGTCCGCCCAGGAGAAGTCGTCGAAGCAGCACAGCGCCAGGTCGTCCGGCACCGACAGGCCCCGCCGGCGCAGGGCCCGCAACGCGCCGATGGTCATGGCGTTGTTGGCGGTGACGAGCGCGGTGGGCTGGGCCGCGAGGGACAGCAGGGCGTGGGCGGCCTCCTCGGCGGCCTCCGCCTGGGAGTTGCCATGCACCACGAGTCGTTCGTCGTACGGGAGTCCGGCGTGCGCGAGGCCGTGGCGGTAGCCGGTGATCCGTTCGGTCGTGGTGCTGAGTCCCGGCAGGCCGGCGACCAGTCCGATGCGCTGGTGGCCCAGTTCGGCGAGGTGGGTGACCAGCCGGGTCGTGGGCTCGGCGTTCTCGGTGCAGACCTGGTCGAAGGGGAAGGGACTCTCGGTGGGGGAGCGGACGAGTCGGTCCAGGAACACGGTGGGTACGTCGTGCTGCCCGAGGTAGCGCAGGAGCGCCTCCGGATCCGCCGAGGGGGCGATGATCACGCCGTCGACGCGTCGCTCGTACAGCAGTTGGACGATCTTCCGCTCGTGCTTTGGGTCGTCGTGCGGATCGGCGATCAGCAGGCTGTAGCCGTGCTCCAGGGCGCCGGCCTCGACGCCCTGAAGGATCTCCGTGAAGTACGGGTTGCTGATCGCCGATACCGCGAGCCCGATGGACCGTGTGCGTGCGGTGACCAGTGAACGGGCCAGGGTGTTCGGCGTGTATCCGAGCTCGTCGATGGCATCGAGGACGGCCTGGCGGGTCTGCGGCAGCACCGGGCGCGTGTCATTGAGCACGTGCGAGACGGTCGCGATGGACACACCCGCGCGCTGAGCCACATCGACCATCGTCGCCATGGCGCTCCCTCCCCTGGACCCCGGTCGTCCGCACGGGAAGCTATCCCATCCGGCGGCAGACGTAAACGCTTACGTAAGCGTTTACGTCCACCTCGTGAGGTCGACCCACCCCGCCCGGGGCGGAATGATTCATGCCGGTATCGTCGATCTCCACCGCCCCCGACCAGTGGAGATGCCATGACCGGCCGTCCGTCCGCGAGCCGCCGTACCGTCCTGCGGGGAGCGGCGCTCACGCCGGTCGCCGGGCTCGGCCTCACCGCGTGCTCCGGTGGTGGCGAGGGCGCTCCCACCAGGCTCACCGGACCGGTCGAGCTCGGCGCGGAGAGCGAGATCGCCAAGGGGGGCGCCAAGCTCTACCGTGATGAGAACGTCGTGGTCAGCCGTGCGGAGAACGGTTCGCTCAAGGCGTTCAGCTCGATCTGCACGCACGCGGGGTGTGCCATCAACAAGCT containing:
- a CDS encoding amino acid ABC transporter permease — encoded protein: MTAMKEESGEDSAEGDMPGGGDAYVPSQRRIERERYRRTRARRSTAVAALSTLVTAVVLYLVVVDAPGWPRTKETFFSASFAREAFPKVLEGLWLNVRLFVVCGVVVLVLGTLIAVARTLRGPMYWPVRALATAYTDFFRGLPLIICLSIVVFGIPALQLQGVTNDPVLLGGTGLVLTYSAYVAEVVRAGIESVHPSQRAAARSLGLTTRQTLRYVVLPQAVRRQVPPLLNDMVSLQKDTSLVSIGGAVEAMRSADIIVGRSLNYTAYIVAALLFVALTIPMTRFTDWVTARMDRRRSQGGVV
- a CDS encoding ABC transporter substrate-binding protein; its protein translation is MHLAQRALRRTASATTVALLALAVGCAPQPEEKATDKASGATGETCAKGKLSTQTSGKLTIATDEPAYEPWFKDDKPANGKGFESAVAYAVAKQLGYDKSNVVWQSVPFNKAFAPGTKTFDFDINQVSISTERKKAVDFSSGYYDVRQAVIALKSSKAAKATSIADLKSLKLGAQVGTTSLNYIDDVVKPTQQPAAYAKNDQAKSALKNGQIDAIVVDLPTAFYITAAEVTDAKIVGQFENQGGTPEQFGLVLDKGSTLTSCVTKAVDALREDGTLAKIEKQWLSEAVDAPVLK
- a CDS encoding MBL fold metallo-hydrolase, with amino-acid sequence MTYSGAVKVGGPADVHELQNLMISKVAVGPMDNNAYLLRCRATDEQLLIDAANDASTLLTLIGDDGIASVVTTHQHGDHWQALAEVVAATGARTYAGRNDADGIPVPTDVLVDDGDTIRVGRVELTARHLVGHTPGSIALVYDDPHGHPHVFTGDCLFPGGVGNTRKDPKAFASLIRDVETKIFGVLPDETWVYPGHGNDTTLGAERPHLPEWHARGW
- a CDS encoding maleylpyruvate isomerase family mycothiol-dependent enzyme translates to MIDHVRDLASVRDATERLLSAAAKLDNVSVAEPSRLPGWSRGHVLAHLARNADALVNVLEGRPMYASGDARDNDIERDAPRALDVQLTDVRESAARFQEAGAAPADWSRTVELRNGVTDSAARVPFRRWIEVELHHVDLGIGYELEDLPEEFVAREIDFLADRFSGHPEAPATRVTDGTRAWSTGRVTEGGPEVIVTGASPALLGWLAGRRDGADLSVDGGPLPGLPPL
- the uvrA gene encoding excinuclease ABC subunit UvrA — protein: MADRLIVRGAREHNLKNVSLDLPRDSLIVFTGLSGSGKSSLAFDTIFAEGQRRYVESLSSYARQFLGQMDKPDVDFIEGLSPAVSIDQKSTSRNPRSTVGTITEVYDYLRLLFARIGKPHCPECGRPITRQSPQAIVDKVLELPEGSRFQVLSPLVRERKGEFVDLFADLQTKGYSRARVDGETIQLTEPPTLKKQEKHTIEVVVDRLTVKDSAKRRLTDSVETALGLSGGMVVLDFVDLPEDDPERERMYSEHLYCPYDDLSFEELEPRSFSFNSPFGACPECTGIGTRMEVDPELIVPDEEKSLDEGAIHPWSHGHTKDYFGRLIGALADALGFRTDIPFAGLPQRAKKALLYGHKTQIEVRYRNRYGRERVYTTPFEGAVPFVKRRHSESESDASRERFEGYMREVPCPTCEGTRLKPLVLAVTVMEKSIAEVSGMSISDCADFLGELKLNARDKKIAERVLKEVNERLRFLVDVGLDYLSLNRAAGTLSGGEAQRIRLATQIGSGLVGVLYVLDEPSIGLHQRDNHRLIETLVRLRDMGNTLIVVEHDEDTIKVADWIVDIGPGAGEHGGKVVHSGSLKELLVNEESQTGQYLSGKKSIPLPDIRRPRDPSRQLTVHGARENNLQDIDVSFPLGILTAVTGVSGSGKSTLVNDILYTHLARELNGARSVPGRHTRVDGDDLVDKVVHVDQSPIGRTPRSNPATYTGVFDHVRKLFAETTEAKVRGYLPGRFSFNVKGGRCENCSGDGTIKIEMNFLPDVYVPCEVCHGARYNRETLEVHYKGKSVADVLNMPIEEAMHFFEAVPAIARHLNTLNDVGLGYVRLGQSATTLSGGEAQRVKLASELQKRSTGRTVYVLDEPTTGLHFEDISKLLTVLSGLVDKGNTVIVIEHNLDVIKTADWLVDMGPEGGAGGGLVIAEGTPEEVAGVPASHTGKFLREVLDSDRISDAAPVKAVRKTAAKKTVAAKATAKKTTTKTVNNTATKKAAAVTKKTATKKATPAKTTRARKA
- a CDS encoding YceI family protein encodes the protein MTDDNSPIAYASSLPLAAGDWELDPLHSAVNFTIRHLGIAKVRGRFGEVKAGLYVGETADDVKVSAEIALASLDTGNPDRDAHTRSPELLDVEKRPTMTFLSTRVSGDGEEWSMEGDLTIGGVTRTVPFAVEFGGVVDSPVDGRRHAGFEATGEIRRSDFGLDFGTGFLGDVVKVQLDMQFVEPQGQGG
- a CDS encoding helix-turn-helix domain-containing protein, which gives rise to MSDNEFGTFLRARREAITPAEVGLPTGSRRRTPGLRRAELATLAGISVEYLIRLEQGRDRNPSPQVLGVLSDALQLPVAERILLRRLVKEAGHDAVFCTSVVEPTRTVRPSVRAMLDRLEPTPAVLINWIGDILAYTGGYRRFAGPLGVLDGKQPNILRYVFTDERARAAYSNWDQVADVQVAHLRHEASLQDPHVAAMADELTVTAGAPFADRLAAVPAMPRRAGTDLVAHPEAGPLRLSYETLALPDDGHRMVVHLPADEATAAALDRLNGRQPGALRSVGS
- a CDS encoding carbohydrate kinase family protein, with translation MIVVAGEALIDLVPQGAGALVGLLPRLGGGPYNTAVALGRLGSPTAFCSRVSYDAFGEALLGGLGEAGVDVSPVQRGTEPTTLAVASIGTDGSAAYSFYVEGTADRLFSAPDQLPDATKAVSFGTCSLVLEPGASAYEELMRTAAARGVFTALDPNIRAGLIPDADAYRARFKSWLPSVSLLKLSEEDALWLGGTPREWLASGPAAVVITQGGDGLTVFTRDGAVHSVPGEPVDVVDTIGAGDTVNAALLHGLAARDALSSAAVAALGADGWTELLRFAARAAAITCSRAGAEPPYAAELGDL
- a CDS encoding LacI family DNA-binding transcriptional regulator; translation: MATMVDVAQRAGVSIATVSHVLNDTRPVLPQTRQAVLDAIDELGYTPNTLARSLVTARTRSIGLAVSAISNPYFTEILQGVEAGALEHGYSLLIADPHDDPKHERKIVQLLYERRVDGVIIAPSADPEALLRYLGQHDVPTVFLDRLVRSPTESPFPFDQVCTENAEPTTRLVTHLAELGHQRIGLVAGLPGLSTTTERITGYRHGLAHAGLPYDERLVVHGNSQAEAAEEAAHALLSLAAQPTALVTANNAMTIGALRALRRRGLSVPDDLALCCFDDFSWADLFTPRLTAISQPSKEIGAQAVRLLLERLASPGRPGRTVRLPSAFVHRTSCGCPESSKSPELHRKGPES
- a CDS encoding Rieske (2Fe-2S) protein, giving the protein MTGRPSASRRTVLRGAALTPVAGLGLTACSGGGEGAPTRLTGPVELGAESEIAKGGAKLYRDENVVVSRAENGSLKAFSSICTHAGCAINKLEGATLTCPCHGSEFDAMTGKVLHVPATTPLEELSVEAKGGKIIAGPGA